One part of the Populus alba chromosome 18, ASM523922v2, whole genome shotgun sequence genome encodes these proteins:
- the LOC118051687 gene encoding GDSL esterase/lipase At1g29660, translated as MESGLKALWVLSAVLLVSNWQHWTYGKAVPQVPCYFVFGDSLFDNGNNNYLNTPAKVNYLPYGIDFDTGASGRCSNGLNIADTIAEQLGFDSYISDFGIGSCTNFLDGVNYGSNGAGILDLTGYLTGELFTMNIQLYNHNITVSRVAKILGSEEVARKYLSQCIYVSDMGHNDYLNNYFLDGYNSSQLYTPEEFAQLLIETYETQLEKLYCSGARKIAVFGLIRVGCMPSNIQKHPNELDASSCAYRLNDDVQIFNHKLQELLRKLNNRHSDAVFTYINSYEIDSDDQTNTGFTYTRESCCEVESGSVPCKSLSFPCSNRSDYVYWDGAHFTEAKAWAFGKRAYKRQSPKDAYPYDISELVKLKFDDSDVYDINHAQL; from the exons ATGGAAAGTGGGCTTAAGGCATTGTGGGTGCTGTCCGCGGTGTTGCTGGTGTCAAACTGGCAACACTGGACTTATGGAAAGGCCGTACCTCAAGTTCCTTGCTACTTCGTCTTTGGAGATTCTCTCTTTGATAACGGAAACAATAACTACCTTAACACTCCAGCTAAAGTTAATTACCTTCCTTATGGGATAGACTTTGATACTGGGGCTTCAGGAAGGTGCAGCAATGGTCTCAACATAGCTGACACCATTG cTGAACAATTAGGTTTCGACAGTTACATTTCGGACTTTGGTATCGGAAGTTGCACCAATTTCCTAGATGGTGTAAATTATGGATCGAATGGAGCTGGCATCCTTGATTTAACTGGCTATCTTACG GGAGAACTATTTACCATGAATATTCAGTTATATAATCACAATATCACGGTTTCACGAGTTGCCAAGATCTTGGGAAGCGAGGAAGTTGCTAGGAAGTACTTGAGCCAATGCATCTATGTTTCTGATATGGGTCATAACGACTACCTCAACAATTATTTCTTGGACGGCTACAATAGCAGCCAGTTATATACTCCTGAAGAATTTGCTCAACTTCTCATTGAAACTTACGAAACTCAGCTGGAG AAACTGTATTGCTCAGGAGCAAGAAAGATAGCTGTGTTCGGACTTATTCGGGTAGGATGTATGCCGTCCAACATACAAAAACATCCCAATGAGCTAGATGCATCTTCATGTGCATACAGGCTCAATGATGATGTTCAAATTTTCAACCACAAGCTTCAAGAACTGCTCAGAAAACTTAATAATAGGCATTCTGATGCTGTGTTTACCTACATAAACTCTTATGAAATTGATTCTGATGATCAGACAAATACAG GTTTTACATATACCCGTGAGAGCTGTTGCGAGGTAGAATCTGGTTCAGTCCCATGTAAATCTCTCTCCTTCCCATGTAGCAACAGGAGTGACTACGTGTACTGGGATGGAGCCCATTTTACTGAAGCTAAAGCTTGGGCCTTCGGAAAAAGAGCATATAAACGTCAGTCACCAAAGGACGCCTATCCATATGATATCAGCGAACTAGTTAAGCTGAAGTTTGATGATTCTGATGTTTACGATATCAACCATGCCCAGCTCTGA